One region of Chlamydia psittaci 6BC genomic DNA includes:
- the mutY gene encoding A/G-specific adenine glycosylase: protein MTKIAFSERAKNFPIGKLKQWFTDNKRSFPWRDNPSPYNVWVSEVMLQQTRAEVVVKYFIEWMEKFPTIESLATANEEHVMKAWEGLGYYTRARNLLQGARMVMTDFGGKLPDDPLDLMQIKGLGPYTVHAILAFAFKRRTAAVDGNVLRVISRVFLINASIDLESTKAWVFRIVLSFLPAQDPQVIAEALIELGACICKRAPKCEICPLNSICGAFKEGRQKSLPVRHARKKTVTLFRWVAIVLYKGFIVLEQRKPEEMMAGLYEFPYIEVESFDDLSDIDRLIQNMEEYVQAPLVFAGELEEQRHAFTHYKVRLVPKIFHAKSEPKSELLYPLDTMDSLPFSSGHRKIKAWLLENPCAIFHSELKQV, encoded by the coding sequence ATGACAAAGATAGCTTTTTCTGAAAGGGCGAAGAATTTTCCTATAGGAAAGTTAAAACAATGGTTTACAGATAATAAACGTAGCTTTCCTTGGAGAGACAATCCTTCACCCTATAACGTCTGGGTTTCTGAAGTTATGCTTCAGCAAACTCGAGCGGAGGTTGTTGTAAAATATTTTATTGAATGGATGGAAAAATTTCCTACCATAGAATCGTTAGCCACAGCTAATGAGGAGCACGTGATGAAGGCTTGGGAAGGCCTGGGATATTATACGAGAGCCCGAAATCTTCTGCAGGGAGCTCGCATGGTGATGACAGATTTTGGTGGGAAGCTTCCTGATGATCCTTTGGATTTAATGCAGATCAAAGGTTTAGGTCCTTATACAGTACATGCCATTTTAGCATTTGCTTTTAAAAGACGCACTGCAGCGGTCGATGGCAATGTACTACGTGTAATTAGTAGAGTTTTTTTGATCAATGCTTCTATAGATTTAGAGTCTACGAAAGCCTGGGTATTTAGAATCGTCTTGTCTTTTTTGCCTGCCCAAGATCCTCAGGTGATTGCTGAAGCTTTGATCGAACTAGGGGCGTGTATTTGTAAACGTGCTCCCAAGTGTGAGATTTGTCCTTTAAACTCTATTTGTGGTGCTTTTAAAGAAGGAAGACAAAAATCTCTTCCTGTACGTCATGCTAGGAAAAAAACTGTTACGCTATTTCGTTGGGTAGCGATTGTTCTGTATAAAGGTTTTATTGTTCTTGAACAGAGAAAACCTGAGGAGATGATGGCAGGTTTGTATGAATTCCCTTATATAGAGGTTGAGTCTTTTGACGATCTTTCGGATATAGATAGATTAATTCAAAACATGGAAGAGTATGTACAAGCTCCTTTAGTTTTTGCTGGGGAATTAGAAGAACAACGTCATGCATTTACTCACTATAAGGTACGCCTTGTTCCTAAAATTTTTCATGCAAAATCAGAACCAAAATCAGAGCTTCTCTATCCTTTAGATACTATGGATTCTTTACCTTTTTCTTCTGGACATAGGAAAATCAAGGCTTGGTTATTAGAGAATCCTTGTGCTATCTTTCATTCTGAGCTTAAACAGGTTTGA
- a CDS encoding MazG nucleotide pyrophosphohydrolase domain-containing protein yields MKNIDFSQLLELVRKMVLDGVCPWTDRQDFDSIIHHILQECKELCEAVHERHPVEEVTSEAGDVLTLVLLLCFKMESLGMTSVGAIVNEAFAKIRRRAPHVFDTSKTISYEEARKAWTLAKLEEKREK; encoded by the coding sequence ATGAAAAATATAGATTTTTCTCAGTTGCTAGAGCTTGTTAGAAAAATGGTCTTGGATGGTGTTTGTCCTTGGACAGATCGTCAGGATTTTGATTCCATAATTCATCATATTCTTCAAGAGTGTAAGGAGCTTTGTGAAGCTGTTCATGAAAGGCATCCTGTTGAGGAGGTCACCTCCGAAGCTGGGGATGTCCTTACACTCGTGTTGTTGTTGTGTTTTAAAATGGAGTCCCTAGGAATGACTTCTGTCGGAGCTATTGTTAATGAAGCCTTTGCTAAAATCCGTCGTAGAGCTCCTCATGTTTTCGATACGAGTAAAACAATTTCTTATGAAGAAGCAAGGAAGGCGTGGACTCTTGCTAAACTTGAAGAAAAACGAGAAAAATAG
- a CDS encoding CPBP family intramembrane glutamic endopeptidase: MMHSWLFLLVLLALAAVVSRNFFVWPKPAEKTPIQLRHILVGVVLLFLPGWIPLFAGSHSEVTTHSFYGIFLSCAFIFYLLGLPIEITRSVLYSSNKPEATFFKAIISAIRMWVIVIPVTQIIGLVLNKGLMLIIPLEAIQEQTLTREVQNTLTSTMYDGGFIFSLGVLIPFAEEIFFRGFLQTFLKNKMNRIYALLYSSVIFALTHVEHSWGSLVFVPVLLVFSLFTGFLYEKERHIAAPIALHILFNSTNIGMLSV, translated from the coding sequence ATGATGCATTCTTGGTTATTCCTTCTTGTATTGCTAGCTTTAGCAGCGGTAGTATCAAGGAACTTTTTTGTTTGGCCAAAACCTGCAGAAAAAACCCCCATACAACTACGACATATTCTTGTTGGAGTTGTTCTTTTGTTTCTTCCAGGATGGATTCCTTTGTTTGCAGGATCGCACTCTGAAGTAACCACGCATTCATTTTATGGAATATTTTTATCATGCGCGTTTATCTTTTATCTCTTAGGTCTACCTATTGAAATTACAAGAAGCGTCCTTTATTCAAGCAACAAGCCTGAAGCTACTTTTTTTAAAGCTATAATCTCTGCTATCCGGATGTGGGTAATTGTTATTCCTGTTACGCAAATCATCGGTTTAGTGCTAAACAAAGGATTGATGCTCATCATACCTCTCGAAGCTATACAAGAACAAACGCTCACTCGAGAAGTTCAAAATACCTTAACATCAACAATGTATGATGGCGGGTTTATTTTCAGTTTAGGGGTTTTGATCCCCTTTGCTGAGGAGATATTTTTCAGAGGCTTTCTACAAACCTTTCTGAAAAATAAAATGAATAGAATTTATGCTCTTCTGTATTCTTCGGTAATCTTTGCTCTTACTCACGTAGAGCATTCCTGGGGGAGCTTAGTGTTCGTCCCTGTTCTTCTTGTCTTTTCTCTATTTACAGGATTTCTGTATGAAAAAGAACGTCATATTGCGGCACCTATAGCACTACACATATTATTTAACTCTACGAACATTGGAATGCTATCTGTGTAA
- a CDS encoding CT253 family lipoprotein, with protein sequence MRKLLLLVSCGLLSINLTSCSLPASGSYHPKLYKSGSKAKGVVAMLPVFYRAGKASEALPWNLQAEFTQEISKRLHASDKVFLIKHTASPQIISQFYSPVVPEFSPQAVAELLPAEFIVATELLEQKTSQDMFGHDSITASVRVRVFDIRHNKVSLIYQEIIESSQPLAITTSDYHRYGWQTKNFEATPMGLMHQRLFREVVARVEGYVCANYS encoded by the coding sequence ATGCGAAAACTACTTTTATTAGTTTCTTGTGGACTTTTGTCTATCAACCTAACTAGCTGTTCTCTACCAGCATCAGGAAGCTATCACCCTAAGCTTTATAAATCAGGGAGTAAGGCAAAAGGTGTTGTTGCTATGCTACCTGTATTTTATCGTGCTGGCAAAGCCTCAGAAGCCCTTCCATGGAACTTACAAGCAGAATTCACTCAGGAAATTAGCAAGAGACTCCATGCCTCTGATAAAGTATTTTTAATTAAACATACAGCGTCTCCACAGATCATTTCACAGTTTTATTCCCCTGTGGTTCCTGAGTTTTCTCCTCAAGCAGTAGCAGAATTGCTCCCCGCCGAGTTTATTGTCGCTACAGAACTTCTGGAGCAAAAAACTTCTCAAGATATGTTTGGTCACGACTCCATAACAGCATCTGTTCGTGTTCGTGTTTTTGATATTCGTCACAACAAAGTTTCTTTGATTTATCAAGAAATTATTGAATCTAGCCAGCCTCTTGCTATCACAACCAGCGATTATCACCGTTATGGGTGGCAAACAAAAAATTTCGAAGCCACACCTATGGGTTTGATGCATCAACGTCTATTTCGAGAAGTCGTCGCCAGAGTTGAAGGCTATGTCTGTGCAAATTATTCGTAA
- a CDS encoding PP2C family protein-serine/threonine phosphatase, giving the protein MQNTVDFDYFGLSDIGMVRSRNEDFWQVNLSLRAVAIADGMGGCSGGDVASHEAIFSLMELIDARQPYLAEFKDDQYREALKVILSEVNGTIYEHSLMETRLRGMGTTLSFMQFFREKAWLLHVGDSRIYRLRGDELACLTEDHSLANQLKNRYGLSKQSDKVYPYRHILTNVLGSRPYVTPDIRDISYEKEDLFVFCSDGLTNMVSDADIRDILLQTTTLEEGGNILISLANSRGGSDNVTIVLVRIQ; this is encoded by the coding sequence ATGCAAAATACTGTAGATTTTGATTATTTTGGTCTTAGCGATATAGGGATGGTTCGCTCCCGAAACGAGGATTTTTGGCAGGTAAATCTTTCTTTGAGAGCTGTTGCTATTGCAGATGGCATGGGAGGATGCTCTGGAGGAGATGTCGCTTCTCATGAAGCGATTTTCAGTCTCATGGAGTTGATAGATGCTCGACAACCCTACTTAGCTGAGTTTAAAGATGATCAATATCGCGAGGCACTTAAGGTTATCCTTTCCGAAGTTAATGGTACGATTTATGAGCATAGTCTCATGGAAACACGGCTTCGCGGCATGGGAACAACATTAAGCTTTATGCAGTTTTTTCGAGAAAAAGCCTGGTTACTCCATGTTGGAGATAGCCGGATTTATCGTTTGAGGGGTGATGAGCTGGCTTGTTTAACAGAAGATCATTCCCTAGCAAATCAGTTAAAAAATCGTTATGGACTTTCTAAACAATCAGATAAGGTGTATCCTTATCGTCATATTCTGACTAATGTTTTGGGAAGTCGTCCCTATGTTACCCCTGATATTCGGGATATTTCTTACGAGAAAGAAGATTTATTTGTCTTTTGCTCTGACGGTTTGACAAATATGGTTTCCGATGCAGATATAAGGGATATTTTACTTCAAACTACGACTTTAGAAGAGGGTGGGAATATTTTAATTTCTCTAGCAAATAGTCGTGGGGGATCCGACAACGTTACCATAGTGTTAGTCCGAATACAATAG
- a CDS encoding cysteine desulfurase family protein translates to MIYLDNNAMASLEPGLLDFLQQLFCQGIYANPSSVHSAGKKSRKLIHDTTSVIQKVLSFPGKVIYTASATESLNLAIASLPKGSHVITCSGEHPAIIEPLKHANLSVSYLDPEQGSCVVSPQQVEAAILPTTSAIVLGWVNSEIGAKINIEAIARIANERNLQFIVDATAIIGREKVSIPKGVTMVAFSGHKFHALSGIGALLVSSGVKISPLIWGGGQQGGVRSGTENLWGIASLFYIFTMLDKKQEEIAESIVNYRNYFEKRLKEHLPEIKIHCEHQPRVNNISAIAFPPLEGEVMQIALDVEGIACGYGSACSSGATTAFKSLVAMNMEQDIAVATLRFSFSHLLSQEDLELAIEKIVKVVTRLKSAW, encoded by the coding sequence ATGATTTATCTGGATAATAACGCTATGGCTTCCTTAGAGCCAGGGCTTTTAGATTTTCTACAGCAACTGTTTTGTCAGGGCATTTATGCGAATCCTTCAAGCGTCCATAGTGCCGGAAAGAAATCTCGAAAACTCATTCATGACACGACAAGTGTAATTCAGAAAGTTCTGTCTTTTCCTGGAAAGGTAATCTATACGGCAAGTGCTACAGAAAGTTTGAATCTTGCTATTGCTAGCCTTCCTAAAGGAAGTCATGTCATTACCTGTAGTGGTGAACATCCGGCGATTATCGAGCCTTTAAAACATGCGAATCTTTCCGTTTCATATTTAGATCCTGAACAAGGAAGCTGCGTAGTTAGTCCTCAGCAAGTAGAAGCTGCTATCCTCCCAACGACTTCAGCTATTGTTTTAGGTTGGGTAAATAGCGAAATTGGTGCAAAAATCAATATAGAGGCAATTGCACGTATCGCTAACGAACGTAATTTACAATTTATTGTAGATGCTACAGCAATTATAGGTCGAGAGAAGGTGAGTATTCCTAAAGGCGTGACTATGGTTGCCTTCAGTGGGCATAAGTTTCATGCTCTCTCAGGAATAGGCGCTCTTCTTGTCTCTTCAGGAGTGAAGATTTCTCCTTTAATTTGGGGTGGTGGTCAGCAAGGAGGAGTGCGTTCCGGAACAGAGAATCTCTGGGGTATAGCTTCGCTGTTTTATATTTTTACCATGTTAGATAAGAAGCAGGAAGAAATAGCCGAAAGCATTGTAAATTATCGGAATTACTTTGAAAAACGTCTGAAAGAACATCTTCCTGAGATTAAAATTCATTGTGAGCATCAACCTCGGGTAAATAATATCTCCGCTATAGCTTTCCCTCCTTTAGAGGGTGAGGTAATGCAAATAGCTTTAGACGTGGAAGGTATAGCCTGTGGCTACGGTTCTGCATGTTCTTCTGGAGCGACTACAGCTTTTAAATCCCTAGTTGCTATGAACATGGAACAGGATATTGCTGTAGCCACGTTAAGGTTTTCTTTCTCTCATTTGTTATCTCAGGAAGATCTTGAGTTGGCTATAGAGAAGATTGTGAAGGTAGTTACGCGATTAAAAAGTGCTTGGTAA
- a CDS encoding CNNM domain-containing protein: MTDSPFFWLGINFLCIVLQGFYSMMEMACVSFNRVRLQYYLTKDHKKARYINFLIRRPYRLFGTVMLGVNIALQVGSESSRNCYKALGFSPDYAPFTQIFLVVIFAELLPLTISRKVPERLALWGAPILYYSHYVFYPLIQFIGSLTEGVYYLLKIKKEKLNSTLSRDEFQKALETHHEEQDFNVIATNIFSLSATSAEQVCLPLDQVTMLPSTANVKDLRRKIKNTDMEFIPVYHKVRKNVIGIALPKDFVNKRPDDALIHNLHSPWFITAKSKLIRILKEFRDNRSSVAVVLNSSGEPMGILSLSAIFNILFNTTNIAQLKPKTVSVIERTCPGNTPLEDLQKELGIELTRYGVETLAQLVLQLLDTPAEIGTSVITDNLLLEVKEVSLYGIKSVSIKNLLS; the protein is encoded by the coding sequence ATGACTGACTCTCCTTTCTTTTGGCTTGGAATTAATTTTCTATGCATTGTCCTTCAGGGATTTTATTCCATGATGGAAATGGCTTGCGTTTCTTTCAATCGCGTGCGCCTGCAATATTATTTAACCAAAGACCACAAAAAAGCTCGTTATATTAATTTTCTTATTCGCCGTCCTTACCGCCTATTCGGAACGGTAATGCTCGGTGTGAATATAGCGCTTCAAGTAGGCTCTGAATCCTCGAGGAACTGTTATAAAGCTTTAGGTTTTTCCCCTGATTATGCTCCATTTACTCAGATTTTCCTTGTAGTCATTTTTGCTGAACTTCTTCCGTTAACGATATCACGTAAAGTTCCTGAGAGACTAGCACTTTGGGGTGCCCCCATCTTATATTACTCCCACTATGTGTTTTATCCCTTAATTCAGTTTATAGGTAGTCTCACTGAAGGAGTGTATTACCTGTTAAAAATCAAAAAAGAAAAACTGAACTCCACATTAAGTCGTGATGAATTTCAGAAAGCCTTAGAAACACATCATGAAGAACAAGACTTTAATGTGATTGCGACGAATATTTTCTCTTTGAGTGCAACGTCCGCAGAGCAAGTATGTCTTCCTTTAGACCAAGTAACGATGTTGCCTTCTACAGCAAATGTGAAAGATTTACGCCGTAAGATTAAAAATACTGACATGGAATTTATCCCTGTCTATCACAAGGTACGTAAAAATGTGATAGGGATAGCGCTTCCCAAAGATTTTGTAAACAAACGCCCTGATGACGCTTTAATTCACAACCTCCATTCACCGTGGTTCATTACAGCAAAATCTAAATTAATACGTATCTTAAAAGAGTTTAGGGATAATCGTTCTAGTGTTGCTGTTGTTTTGAATTCCTCTGGAGAACCTATGGGAATTCTTAGTTTAAGTGCGATTTTTAACATCCTATTTAATACGACCAACATTGCTCAACTAAAACCTAAAACCGTCTCTGTAATAGAAAGAACATGCCCTGGAAATACGCCCTTAGAAGACCTACAAAAAGAGTTAGGTATTGAACTTACACGTTATGGAGTAGAAACCCTAGCCCAATTAGTGTTACAATTGCTAGATACCCCTGCTGAAATTGGAACATCGGTAATTACGGATAACCTTCTTTTAGAAGTTAAAGAAGTGTCATTATATGGCATTAAAAGCGTCTCTATTAAGAATCTGCTCTCGTAG
- a CDS encoding hemolysin family protein, with amino-acid sequence MIPTALILLIIFFTLCSGFISLSQIALFSLPTSLISHYKRSRYKNQQLVASLLSHPHHLLITLIFLDIGLNIGIQNCVAILVGDQASWLLIVGFPLALTLVLCEILPKAVALPYNTQIASFVAPLILVFTKVLRPLLYWAISGINYVVQWILSSQKTDIIQPQELKEVLQSCKDFGVVNQDESRLLYGYLSLSDCSVKERMKPRQDVLFYDIQTPLDNLYDLFSEQHCSRVPVCNDNLQNLLGICTAKALLLHGKPLQSSEDLLPLLKKPYYMPETISAKTALCHLAAEGETLGMIIDEYGSIEGLITQEDLFEIVSGEIIDQRSEKVLYTMSGKDVIIAAGTLELSDLSEIFNINLPTHNNSATLGGWLTEQMESIPITGTKITWNNLMFQVLDAAPNRIRRVYIRKMHD; translated from the coding sequence ATGATTCCTACTGCATTGATCCTTTTAATCATATTTTTCACTCTATGTTCTGGATTTATTTCGCTATCACAGATCGCACTTTTTTCTCTTCCTACGTCTTTAATTTCTCACTACAAGCGCTCTAGGTATAAAAACCAGCAGTTAGTAGCTTCGCTACTCTCTCATCCCCATCATTTATTAATCACTCTGATTTTTCTTGATATTGGTTTAAATATTGGGATTCAAAACTGTGTTGCTATACTTGTTGGAGATCAAGCATCTTGGTTACTTATTGTCGGTTTTCCCCTAGCGCTAACTTTAGTTCTTTGTGAGATTTTACCCAAAGCTGTAGCTCTACCTTATAACACACAGATCGCCTCTTTTGTCGCTCCTTTGATTTTAGTATTTACTAAAGTTCTTCGGCCGTTACTTTATTGGGCGATTAGCGGGATTAATTATGTTGTACAATGGATTCTTTCGTCTCAGAAAACGGATATTATCCAACCTCAAGAGTTGAAAGAAGTTTTACAAAGTTGTAAGGACTTCGGTGTTGTCAACCAAGATGAAAGCCGTCTACTGTATGGTTATTTATCTCTTAGTGATTGTAGTGTAAAAGAGCGCATGAAACCCCGACAAGATGTGTTATTCTACGACATTCAAACGCCCCTAGATAATCTCTACGATCTATTTTCTGAACAGCATTGCTCACGAGTTCCCGTATGCAATGATAATTTGCAAAATTTATTAGGCATCTGTACAGCAAAAGCTTTGCTACTCCACGGCAAGCCTTTGCAGTCTTCCGAAGACCTTTTACCCTTATTGAAAAAGCCTTACTACATGCCTGAAACGATATCAGCAAAAACTGCCTTATGTCATCTTGCTGCTGAAGGTGAAACTCTCGGTATGATTATTGATGAATATGGTTCTATTGAAGGGTTGATTACTCAAGAAGACTTGTTTGAAATTGTTTCAGGAGAAATCATAGATCAACGAAGTGAAAAAGTTCTTTATACAATGTCTGGGAAAGATGTTATTATTGCTGCAGGAACTTTAGAGTTAAGTGACCTTAGTGAGATTTTTAATATTAATCTTCCCACTCATAACAATAGTGCGACTTTAGGAGGGTGGTTAACTGAGCAGATGGAATCCATTCCCATCACAGGAACAAAGATCACTTGGAATAATCTTATGTTTCAAGTTTTGGATGCTGCGCCGAATCGCATACGCCGAGTCTATATAAGGAAAATGCATGACTGA
- the dcd gene encoding dCTP deaminase, with translation MSIKEDKWIRKMALAHGMIEPFADGQVNLNPETGEKLISYGLSSYGYDLRLSREFKVFTNVYNSLVDPKRFTEDTFISITDDVCIIPPNSFALAHSVEYFRIPRNVLTMCIGKSTYARCGLIVNVTPFEPEWEGYVTIEISNTTPLPAKIYANEGIAQVLFFEADEICEVSYAERNGKYQKQQGITVPFV, from the coding sequence ATGAGCATTAAAGAAGATAAATGGATTCGCAAAATGGCATTGGCTCACGGAATGATCGAGCCTTTTGCTGATGGTCAAGTAAATCTCAACCCAGAGACTGGAGAAAAGTTAATCAGCTATGGCTTATCTAGCTATGGTTATGATCTTCGTTTGTCCCGAGAATTTAAAGTTTTCACTAACGTTTACAATTCTTTAGTTGACCCTAAACGTTTTACAGAAGACACATTTATTTCGATTACTGATGATGTTTGTATCATTCCTCCGAATTCATTCGCTCTCGCTCATAGTGTAGAGTATTTTCGTATTCCAAGAAATGTCTTAACAATGTGTATAGGGAAATCTACATATGCACGTTGCGGACTTATTGTTAATGTAACGCCTTTTGAACCTGAATGGGAGGGTTACGTTACCATAGAAATTTCTAACACAACCCCCTTACCGGCAAAAATTTATGCCAATGAAGGAATTGCTCAGGTATTGTTCTTTGAAGCTGATGAGATATGTGAAGTGTCTTACGCTGAGAGAAACGGTAAATATCAAAAACAGCAGGGAATTACAGTTCCTTTTGTTTAA
- the ruvB gene encoding Holliday junction branch migration DNA helicase RuvB — MTHQVSVLHQDKKFDVSLRPKGLKEFCGQAQLTERLELFLNAAIQRGEVPGHCLFFGPPGLGKTSLAHIVANTVGKGLIVASGPQLVKPSDLLGLLTSLQEGDVFFIDEIHRMGKVAEEYLYSAMEDYKIDITIDSGPGARSVSIDLAPFSLVGATTRSGMLSEPLRARFSFTGRVSYYSDEDLATILRRSSNLLGIDADPSALYEIARRSRGTPRLANNLLRWVRDFAQMREGNCINSDVAEKALAMLLIDEWGLNEIDIKLLTTIMDYYQGGPVGIKTLSVAVGEDIRTLEDVYEPFLILKGLLKKTSRGRMVTQLAYNHLKRCSDNLQSLGEEK; from the coding sequence ATGACACATCAAGTATCTGTCTTACACCAAGATAAAAAGTTCGATGTTTCTTTAAGACCTAAGGGTTTAAAAGAGTTTTGCGGCCAAGCTCAGCTTACAGAACGATTGGAGTTGTTTCTTAATGCCGCGATACAACGAGGAGAAGTTCCTGGGCATTGTCTTTTTTTTGGTCCTCCGGGATTGGGGAAAACCTCACTCGCTCATATTGTGGCGAACACAGTAGGGAAAGGACTGATTGTAGCTTCAGGCCCACAATTAGTTAAACCCTCCGATTTATTAGGATTGTTAACCAGTTTACAAGAAGGGGACGTTTTCTTTATTGATGAAATCCATCGTATGGGAAAGGTTGCTGAAGAGTATTTATATTCTGCAATGGAAGACTATAAGATTGACATCACCATTGATTCGGGTCCCGGTGCACGGTCTGTTTCTATAGATCTCGCTCCTTTTAGTTTGGTTGGAGCTACAACCCGCTCCGGAATGTTAAGTGAACCTCTCCGCGCACGTTTTTCTTTTACTGGCAGAGTGTCGTATTATTCCGACGAAGATTTAGCGACAATTCTTCGACGATCTTCAAATTTATTAGGGATTGATGCAGATCCTTCTGCTCTATACGAAATTGCACGAAGATCTAGAGGAACACCTAGGTTAGCCAATAACCTTTTGCGTTGGGTGCGTGATTTTGCACAGATGCGAGAGGGGAATTGCATCAATAGTGACGTAGCCGAAAAAGCTTTAGCTATGCTATTAATAGATGAGTGGGGATTAAATGAGATTGATATTAAACTCCTCACCACAATAATGGATTATTATCAGGGTGGTCCTGTAGGAATTAAAACTTTGTCAGTGGCCGTAGGAGAAGACATCAGAACCTTAGAAGATGTATATGAGCCTTTCTTAATTTTAAAAGGTTTATTAAAGAAAACATCTCGAGGGAGAATGGTTACCCAACTTGCCTATAATCATTTGAAAAGATGTTCAGATAATTTGCAGAGTTTAGGAGAAGAAAAGTGA
- a CDS encoding SpoIID/LytB domain-containing protein, whose translation MKILKYILLGLSFSMGVAGYAEVKVSDTFAVQPIVSEPKIRVLLLNESTTALIEAKAPYRLYGDNTLLQTSPHGLRCAAHALYGGVRWGENFPGVQCLKIEPIDDSASLFVNGLQYKGALYIHKTDKHCILVTNELTVEEYLKSILSTKYLKELDKEALSACVILERTALYERLLAKNPQDFWHVTGDEDNYCGYGATKQFYGVEDAVDWTSRLIVDNPEGLIIDADGLLKANVDRLAVEGYNARQILEKFYKDADFVVIESWNDEANEMS comes from the coding sequence GTGAAGATATTGAAGTACATCCTTTTAGGACTTTCCTTCAGTATGGGTGTAGCCGGGTACGCAGAAGTTAAGGTTTCTGATACTTTTGCGGTTCAACCTATTGTTTCTGAACCTAAAATTCGGGTTCTTCTTCTGAATGAAAGTACAACAGCCTTGATAGAAGCCAAAGCTCCTTATCGTCTTTATGGCGATAATACATTATTACAAACCTCGCCTCATGGTTTGCGTTGTGCAGCTCACGCACTTTATGGAGGAGTGCGCTGGGGAGAAAACTTCCCAGGAGTGCAATGTTTGAAAATAGAACCTATTGATGATTCTGCCTCATTATTTGTTAACGGACTACAGTATAAAGGGGCTCTATATATCCATAAGACAGATAAGCATTGTATTCTTGTAACTAATGAGCTTACTGTCGAAGAGTATCTTAAGTCCATTCTTTCTACAAAATATCTCAAGGAATTAGATAAAGAAGCTTTGTCCGCATGCGTAATCTTAGAAAGAACAGCTTTATATGAAAGGCTGCTCGCTAAAAATCCTCAGGACTTCTGGCATGTTACAGGAGATGAGGATAATTATTGTGGTTACGGAGCGACAAAACAATTTTATGGTGTTGAGGATGCTGTAGATTGGACGTCACGCTTGATTGTTGATAATCCTGAGGGATTAATTATTGATGCTGATGGCCTGCTCAAAGCTAACGTAGATCGTCTTGCTGTAGAAGGCTATAATGCACGCCAAATCCTCGAAAAATTCTATAAAGATGCTGATTTTGTAGTTATAGAATCCTGGAATGATGAAGCTAATGAAATGAGCTAG